The proteins below are encoded in one region of Deltaproteobacteria bacterium:
- a CDS encoding peroxiredoxin has product MLQVGEVAPDFELLDEEGKPTRLSSFRGRNVVIVFFPAAFSPICTQELKQIGARRMEYERENAAVIGISVDNRWSLRAFKRDEGLSATLLSDFHPKGNVAQKFGVFLGETGYAKRGTFVVDKDGVIRGISVKEPKEPRNEEDYFNLLRNCPR; this is encoded by the coding sequence ATGCTTCAGGTCGGAGAAGTCGCGCCGGACTTCGAGCTGCTCGACGAGGAAGGCAAGCCTACGCGCCTTTCGAGCTTCCGCGGGCGCAACGTAGTGATCGTCTTCTTCCCGGCAGCGTTCTCTCCCATCTGCACGCAGGAGCTGAAGCAGATCGGTGCCCGCAGGATGGAATACGAACGGGAGAACGCGGCGGTGATCGGCATCTCCGTCGACAATCGCTGGAGCCTGCGCGCGTTCAAGCGGGACGAAGGATTGAGCGCGACGCTCCTCTCGGATTTCCATCCCAAGGGCAACGTGGCGCAGAAGTTCGGCGTCTTCCTCGGCGAGACCGGATATGCGAAGCGCGGCACGTTCGTGGTCGACAAGGACGGAGTCATCCGCGGGATCAGCGTCAAGGAGCCGAAGGAGCCGCGCAACGAGGAGGACTACTTCAACCTGCTGCGCAACTGTCCGAGGTGA
- a CDS encoding DUF2461 domain-containing protein, translating into MAFAGFPESGLAFLRDLSDHNDRDWFEAHRSVWDQQIVPAMLEWCATLADRLKDVIPGLVFVPRVGGSLYRLNRDIRFSRDKRPYKTHVAALLWDGAEKHDAPGVYLHVSAAEVMFGGGIYSFEDARLDRWRKLLHAPASAARLESALDAAKEGGLKLEISEKLQRPARGFDPEGPYAELSRFKGLAVVKRSKPASWLHRPEALDRAESAARAYAPLHVWMRDELCP; encoded by the coding sequence ATGGCTTTCGCGGGCTTTCCCGAGAGCGGCCTCGCGTTCCTGCGCGACCTTTCCGACCACAACGACCGGGACTGGTTCGAAGCGCACCGCTCCGTCTGGGACCAACAGATCGTTCCGGCGATGCTGGAGTGGTGCGCAACGCTCGCCGATCGTCTGAAGGACGTGATACCCGGCCTCGTCTTCGTCCCTCGAGTCGGCGGAAGCCTCTACCGGTTGAACCGCGACATCCGCTTCTCGCGCGACAAGCGTCCCTACAAGACGCACGTCGCCGCGCTGCTCTGGGACGGGGCCGAGAAACACGACGCGCCCGGCGTGTACCTGCACGTGTCCGCCGCCGAAGTGATGTTCGGCGGCGGCATCTACTCGTTCGAGGATGCGCGCCTCGATCGGTGGCGCAAGCTCCTGCACGCTCCGGCCTCCGCAGCGCGGCTGGAGTCCGCGCTCGACGCTGCGAAGGAGGGCGGGCTGAAGCTGGAGATCTCCGAGAAGCTGCAGCGACCCGCGCGCGGATTCGACCCCGAAGGACCTTACGCGGAGCTCTCTCGCTTCAAAGGGCTCGCCGTGGTCAAGCGGTCGAAGCCGGCCTCGTGGCTTCACCGACCGGAAGCGCTCGACCGCGCCGAGTCCGCTGCGCGCGCCTACGCGCCCCTCCACGTCTGGATGCGCGACGAGCTCTGCCCATGA
- a CDS encoding GNAT family N-acetyltransferase, with protein MIESVTLQGRFVMLRPLSRDDVPALRSLAAGPRRTFEWAMVPAPERAEHYVENALAQMERRTALVFAICLPSGELVGSTRLFDLQRWEWPEGRDPRHGEDVLDAAEIGYTWLAERVQRTAVNTEAKLLLLRHAFETWRCFRVTLKTDERNTRSRRAIERLGAHFDGILRAFQPAVDGKPRNTAYYTILASEWPSVEAALRKKLG; from the coding sequence ATGATCGAATCGGTCACGTTGCAGGGCAGGTTCGTGATGCTGCGACCGCTTTCGCGGGACGACGTTCCCGCACTGCGCTCGCTCGCAGCCGGTCCCCGTCGGACGTTCGAGTGGGCCATGGTTCCCGCGCCCGAGCGGGCCGAGCACTACGTCGAGAATGCGCTGGCGCAGATGGAGCGCCGGACCGCCCTGGTGTTCGCGATCTGCCTGCCTTCCGGCGAGCTGGTCGGCTCCACCCGGCTCTTCGATCTGCAGCGCTGGGAATGGCCGGAAGGAAGGGATCCGCGCCACGGCGAGGACGTGCTGGACGCGGCGGAGATCGGCTACACCTGGCTCGCCGAGCGCGTCCAGCGCACCGCGGTGAACACCGAAGCGAAGCTGCTGCTCCTCCGGCATGCGTTCGAGACCTGGCGCTGCTTCCGCGTGACGCTGAAGACGGACGAGCGGAACACGCGCTCGCGCCGAGCCATCGAGCGGCTCGGCGCCCACTTCGACGGCATCCTCCGTGCCTTCCAGCCCGCAGTGGACGGCAAGCCGCGCAACACGGCTTACTACACGATCCTCGCCTCGGAATGGCCTTCGGTGGAGGCGGCGCTCCGAAAGAAACTCGGCTGA
- a CDS encoding S1 RNA-binding domain-containing protein: MECAKRACRRRRNCSHRCASWTPKRTTRAVAGPEADSLYSPGSELCYDPPLALRGRRRSMSDKPEEQQRKRQPSFEEVLQGVSTEEPKAAPKPPKKATQPTFEEILESARPTSDPSRPPAAERKSRPPRQKEERKMPIVVRKPTLGAPAPSEPPAAAAEAAERPASKPTDDPGSVYAQPSPEENADFAALFAETEQQKPGKLRVGQKMSARVAHLGAEVAFLDLGGKGEGIIDLRELRNDKGDLLVHAGETIEGYVLSLTEGNVVVTRTVPKGAGREIVQQALDSKIPIEGLVTGQNKGGLEVDLGGLRGFVPASQVDLRFVEDQSQFVGQRLRFRVTEIRGGNAILSRRALLEEERAAQAAELRKRLEVGAQIEGTVTSVRDFGAFVDLGGLEGLVHVSELSHARVAHAQDVVKPGQRVKVQVLRIEKDDKGHDKIALSLRALEQDPWDAARPQLKEGARLSGKVARLQPFGAFVELFPGVDGLVHVSALSDRHVQHPRDVVKEGETIQVQIESVDDAQKRVALRRISEDEAQGKESAKPEKQKRARVGDVVDATVDKCEPFGVFVHWDGGKGLVPNAELGTPRGSDNKKTVPPGTQFKAQVVDLDDRGRYRLSRTAAERAEGASDYREYQRQMNKKMPPGKGFGTLGDLLRAKLEQTEDE, encoded by the coding sequence ATGGAATGCGCAAAGCGCGCCTGCCGGCGGAGGCGAAATTGCTCGCATCGATGCGCGAGCTGGACGCCGAAGCGCACGACGCGGGCCGTCGCCGGGCCCGAGGCTGACTCGCTGTACAGCCCCGGCAGCGAGCTGTGCTATGACCCGCCGCTCGCGTTGCGCGGAAGAAGGCGTTCGATGAGCGACAAGCCGGAAGAACAGCAGCGGAAGCGGCAGCCCTCGTTCGAGGAGGTCCTCCAGGGCGTTTCGACCGAGGAGCCGAAAGCGGCGCCGAAGCCGCCGAAGAAGGCCACGCAGCCGACGTTCGAGGAGATCCTCGAGTCGGCACGGCCAACATCCGACCCTTCCCGGCCACCGGCGGCGGAGCGGAAGAGCCGGCCTCCACGTCAGAAGGAAGAGCGCAAGATGCCCATTGTCGTGCGCAAGCCGACTCTGGGAGCGCCGGCGCCTTCCGAGCCGCCTGCCGCCGCGGCGGAGGCCGCGGAAAGGCCCGCGTCCAAGCCGACCGACGATCCCGGGTCGGTCTACGCGCAACCCTCGCCGGAGGAAAACGCCGACTTCGCGGCGCTGTTCGCGGAGACCGAGCAGCAGAAGCCGGGGAAGCTGCGCGTCGGGCAGAAGATGTCCGCGCGCGTGGCCCACCTGGGCGCTGAAGTGGCCTTTCTCGATCTGGGCGGAAAGGGCGAAGGGATCATCGATCTCCGCGAGCTGCGCAACGACAAGGGCGACCTGCTGGTGCACGCCGGTGAGACCATCGAGGGATATGTGCTCTCGCTCACCGAGGGCAACGTCGTGGTCACGCGCACCGTGCCGAAGGGAGCGGGCCGCGAGATCGTGCAGCAGGCGCTGGACTCGAAGATCCCCATCGAAGGGCTGGTGACCGGGCAGAACAAGGGCGGCCTGGAAGTGGATCTCGGCGGGCTGCGCGGATTCGTGCCCGCCTCGCAGGTGGACCTGAGGTTCGTCGAGGACCAGTCGCAGTTCGTCGGGCAGCGCCTCAGGTTTCGTGTCACCGAGATCCGCGGCGGAAACGCCATCCTCTCGCGCCGGGCCCTCCTGGAAGAGGAGCGAGCCGCGCAGGCGGCGGAGCTGCGCAAGCGGCTCGAGGTGGGCGCGCAGATCGAAGGGACCGTCACCTCGGTGCGCGACTTCGGCGCCTTCGTGGATCTGGGCGGCCTGGAAGGGCTGGTCCACGTCTCCGAGCTGTCCCATGCCCGCGTGGCCCACGCGCAGGACGTGGTGAAGCCCGGCCAGCGCGTCAAGGTGCAGGTGCTGCGGATCGAGAAGGACGACAAAGGACACGACAAGATCGCTCTCTCCCTTCGCGCTCTCGAGCAGGATCCGTGGGACGCAGCCCGCCCGCAGTTGAAGGAAGGAGCAAGGCTCTCGGGCAAGGTGGCGCGCCTGCAGCCTTTCGGCGCGTTCGTCGAGCTGTTCCCCGGCGTGGACGGGCTGGTGCACGTCTCCGCGCTCTCCGACCGGCACGTGCAACACCCGCGGGACGTCGTCAAGGAAGGGGAGACCATCCAAGTCCAGATCGAGTCGGTCGACGACGCGCAGAAGCGGGTGGCCCTCCGCCGGATCAGCGAGGACGAAGCGCAGGGGAAGGAGAGCGCGAAGCCGGAAAAGCAGAAGCGCGCCCGCGTCGGCGACGTGGTGGATGCCACCGTCGACAAGTGCGAACCCTTCGGCGTCTTCGTCCACTGGGACGGTGGCAAGGGGCTGGTGCCCAACGCCGAGCTGGGCACGCCGCGCGGGAGCGACAACAAGAAGACCGTGCCGCCCGGAACGCAGTTCAAGGCGCAGGTCGTCGACCTCGACGATCGGGGGCGCTACCGGCTCTCGCGCACCGCCGCGGAGCGCGCGGAAGGCGCGTCCGACTACCGCGAGTACCAGCGGCAGATGAACAAGAAGATGCCGCCGGGAAAGGGCTTCGGGACGCTCGGCGATCTGCTGCGCGCCAAGCTGGAGCAGACCGAGGATGAGTGA
- a CDS encoding helix-turn-helix domain-containing protein yields MNTDVLSTRQVATLLGVGEATVKRWADAGEIDCFRTPGGHRKFRLRDVTAFVQKRQYQAAGPLPSALPQGAEEPGEEATRQFEQAALRGDAAALVAQLAGIRLRGYSLPQLFDEVVAPALHKVGKKWAEAQLSIAEEHVASQAVIDAVARSQPLAEPPGEPVRSDRGTAIVAAVAGELHDIAARMAACLLRAQGFEVLAPLAQTPARDLADLILRARGAIVALSSTVSGEVGEQVAMAVAATRQTGGRVVVGGDGMRKARLPAEAKLLASMRELDAEAHDAGRRRARG; encoded by the coding sequence ATGAACACGGATGTTCTGTCGACACGGCAGGTGGCCACGCTGCTCGGCGTGGGTGAGGCGACCGTCAAACGCTGGGCGGACGCCGGGGAGATCGATTGTTTTCGGACGCCGGGCGGTCATCGCAAGTTCCGCCTCCGCGACGTGACCGCGTTCGTGCAGAAGCGCCAGTATCAGGCGGCGGGTCCACTGCCCTCGGCGCTCCCGCAGGGAGCGGAAGAGCCCGGTGAGGAAGCGACCCGACAGTTCGAGCAGGCGGCTCTTCGCGGCGACGCCGCGGCCCTCGTCGCCCAGCTCGCCGGAATCCGGCTGCGTGGATATTCGCTGCCGCAGCTCTTCGACGAGGTGGTGGCGCCGGCCCTCCACAAAGTGGGGAAGAAGTGGGCGGAGGCGCAGCTCTCCATCGCCGAGGAGCATGTCGCCTCGCAGGCCGTGATCGACGCGGTGGCGAGATCGCAGCCTCTGGCCGAGCCTCCCGGCGAGCCGGTCCGATCCGACCGCGGGACCGCCATCGTCGCCGCCGTGGCCGGCGAGCTGCATGACATCGCTGCGCGCATGGCAGCCTGCCTTCTGCGGGCCCAGGGATTCGAGGTGCTCGCACCGCTGGCCCAGACCCCGGCTCGCGACCTCGCCGATCTGATCCTCCGCGCGCGCGGCGCGATCGTCGCTCTGAGCAGCACGGTGAGTGGAGAGGTCGGCGAGCAGGTGGCGATGGCGGTGGCCGCGACACGGCAGACGGGCGGAAGGGTCGTCGTCGGTGGAGATGGAATGCGCAAAGCGCGCCTGCCGGCGGAGGCGAAATTGCTCGCATCGATGCGCGAGCTGGACGCCGAAGCGCACGACGCGGGCCGTCGCCGGGCCCGAGGCTGA
- the gluQ gene encoding tRNA glutamyl-Q(34) synthetase GluQRS — MNERGRFNERGRFAPSPTGELHLGNARTALLSWLWARQADGEYAMRVEDIDLPRVRAGMAERQLDELAWLGLDWDGPPIFQSRRTDLYEDALRKLRGHVYECFCSRTEIAAASAPQGDEGPRYPGTCASLTRAQRDERCRTRAPSLRLRVPPGPLSFHDEILGDQTFDTQQLVGDFVLRRGDGVFAYQLAVAVDDGAMAITQVLRGADLVSSTARQILLHRLLGHREPRWAHAPLVVTPGGERLSKRDRPLSLSALRARGADPRRIVADLAHLSGMTAPDRCEPRQLIGSFSLSKVGKAPVPIGPLPY, encoded by the coding sequence ATGAACGAGCGCGGACGATTCAACGAGCGCGGACGATTCGCTCCGAGCCCCACGGGCGAGCTGCATCTGGGCAACGCGCGTACCGCGTTGCTCTCCTGGTTGTGGGCACGACAGGCAGACGGCGAGTACGCGATGCGCGTGGAGGACATCGACCTCCCGCGCGTACGCGCGGGGATGGCCGAGCGCCAGCTCGACGAGCTGGCGTGGCTCGGGCTCGATTGGGACGGCCCACCGATCTTCCAGTCGCGACGCACGGATCTCTATGAGGACGCCCTGCGCAAACTGCGCGGCCACGTGTATGAATGTTTCTGTTCGCGGACCGAGATCGCCGCTGCCAGCGCGCCGCAAGGCGACGAAGGGCCGCGCTATCCCGGCACCTGCGCCTCGCTCACCCGCGCGCAACGCGACGAGCGCTGCCGGACGCGCGCCCCTTCGTTGCGCCTGCGCGTTCCGCCCGGCCCGCTGTCGTTCCACGACGAGATCCTCGGGGACCAGACGTTCGATACCCAGCAGCTGGTCGGAGACTTCGTGCTGCGCCGAGGCGACGGAGTCTTTGCCTATCAGCTTGCCGTCGCCGTGGACGACGGCGCCATGGCCATCACGCAGGTCCTGCGCGGAGCCGATCTCGTGTCGTCCACCGCCCGCCAGATCCTTCTCCACCGCCTGCTCGGCCATCGCGAGCCTCGCTGGGCCCACGCGCCACTGGTGGTCACGCCGGGCGGAGAGCGGCTTTCCAAGCGCGACCGGCCGCTCTCGCTCTCGGCTCTGCGTGCCCGCGGGGCCGACCCGCGTCGGATCGTCGCAGATCTTGCGCATCTGTCCGGGATGACCGCACCCGATCGCTGCGAGCCGCGGCAGCTTATCGGCTCTTTTTCGTTATCGAAAGTAGGCAAAGCCCCCGTCCCGATTGGCCCATTGCCGTACTGA
- the pckA gene encoding phosphoenolpyruvate carboxykinase (ATP): MPEPRNQIGSIRVKKANWNLPSPVLFEEAVRRGEGKVALGGALVVLTGKHTGRAANDKFIVRNAATDKSVWWGKVNKPFPQEKFDGVFEKMKKFLEDREVFVLDAFVGTNPEHRIPVRVITQYAWHNLFIRTMLLPAKPGEYDGVTDPFTIIDLPGFQTSKEEDGTHGPTSILVDFQRKLTLIANTEYAGEMKKSAFSLMNFVLPGKGTMPMHASANIGPQGDTAVFFGLSGTGKTTLSADARRTLIGDDEHGWGSGGVFNFEGGCYAKVIRLSPQAEPEIYATTRMFGTVLENVVMDPQTREVDFDDGTLAENTRACYPIEYIPNASKSGMGGQPRNVVMLTYDAFGVLPPIARLTPAQAAYYFLSGYTAKVAGTEIGVKEPQATFSTCFGAPFMPLHPTVYSKLLTQNIAKNGTRVWLMNTGFTGGPYGIGRRMSIQHTRALLNAALDGKLDQVKFSKDPIFGFDVPDDAPGVPASVLTPRETWPDTAAYDEKARHLAKLFNENFKQFADQAAPEVLAAAPKAG, encoded by the coding sequence ATGCCCGAACCGCGAAACCAGATCGGTTCCATCCGTGTGAAGAAGGCGAACTGGAACCTTCCCTCCCCCGTGCTCTTCGAGGAAGCGGTCCGGCGCGGAGAGGGGAAAGTCGCGCTCGGCGGGGCGCTGGTGGTCCTCACCGGAAAGCACACCGGTCGCGCGGCGAACGACAAATTCATCGTCCGCAATGCCGCCACCGACAAGAGCGTGTGGTGGGGCAAGGTGAACAAGCCGTTCCCGCAGGAGAAGTTCGACGGCGTCTTCGAGAAGATGAAGAAGTTCCTCGAGGACCGCGAGGTCTTCGTCCTCGACGCGTTCGTCGGCACGAATCCCGAGCACCGCATCCCGGTGCGCGTCATCACGCAGTACGCCTGGCACAACCTGTTCATCCGCACCATGCTGCTGCCGGCCAAGCCGGGCGAATACGACGGCGTCACCGACCCGTTCACGATCATCGATCTTCCCGGCTTCCAGACTTCCAAGGAGGAGGACGGCACCCACGGGCCCACCTCGATCCTCGTCGACTTCCAGCGCAAGCTGACGCTGATCGCAAACACCGAGTACGCGGGCGAGATGAAGAAGAGCGCCTTCTCGCTGATGAACTTCGTGTTGCCCGGGAAGGGCACCATGCCGATGCACGCCAGTGCGAACATCGGGCCGCAGGGCGATACCGCCGTCTTCTTCGGCCTCTCCGGAACCGGCAAGACGACGCTCTCCGCCGACGCACGGCGGACGCTGATCGGCGACGACGAGCACGGATGGGGCTCCGGCGGGGTCTTCAACTTCGAGGGCGGCTGCTACGCGAAGGTCATCCGCCTCTCTCCCCAGGCCGAGCCCGAGATCTACGCCACGACCCGGATGTTCGGGACCGTGCTCGAGAACGTGGTGATGGACCCGCAGACGCGCGAGGTGGACTTCGACGACGGCACGCTGGCGGAGAACACGCGCGCCTGCTACCCCATCGAGTACATCCCCAACGCTTCCAAATCGGGAATGGGCGGTCAGCCCAGGAACGTGGTGATGCTCACCTACGACGCGTTCGGGGTCCTTCCGCCCATCGCGCGACTGACGCCGGCGCAGGCGGCGTATTACTTCCTTTCCGGGTACACGGCGAAAGTGGCGGGCACCGAGATCGGCGTGAAGGAACCGCAGGCCACGTTCTCCACCTGCTTCGGCGCGCCGTTCATGCCGTTGCATCCGACCGTGTACAGCAAGCTCCTCACGCAGAACATCGCGAAGAACGGGACGCGCGTCTGGTTGATGAACACCGGCTTCACCGGCGGCCCTTACGGAATTGGCCGGCGCATGTCGATCCAGCACACCCGCGCGCTGCTGAACGCGGCGCTCGACGGCAAGCTCGATCAGGTGAAGTTCTCGAAGGATCCGATCTTCGGATTCGACGTCCCCGACGATGCGCCCGGCGTGCCCGCCTCGGTGCTCACGCCGCGCGAGACTTGGCCCGACACGGCCGCCTACGACGAGAAGGCGCGCCATCTGGCCAAGCTGTTCAACGAGAACTTCAAGCAATTCGCCGACCAGGCGGCCCCTGAAGTTCTGGCGGCGGCGCCCAAGGCAGGGTAG
- the infA gene encoding translation initiation factor IF-1, which yields MSEKEAGIEVEGTVREELAGGNYRVELDNKHSVLAYASGKMRKFRIRILPGDRVKLELSPYDLTRGRITYRQK from the coding sequence ATGTCTGAAAAAGAAGCCGGCATCGAAGTCGAAGGCACCGTGCGCGAAGAGCTCGCGGGAGGCAATTACCGCGTCGAGCTCGACAACAAGCACTCGGTGCTGGCGTACGCGAGCGGGAAGATGCGCAAGTTTCGCATCCGCATCCTGCCCGGCGACCGGGTGAAGCTCGAGCTGTCCCCCTACGATCTGACGCGCGGCCGGATCACGTACCGCCAAAAATAA
- a CDS encoding OmpA family protein — protein sequence MRNLAPLACGLAVACASGSALRQRADAIGQDVKSARDLNAAACAPREIATAEANLRFAQLALDQGDSPRAGAHLDTAAPAARDALARSRDCGNTKVAVRKPADPQPATLSVSAKDTDGDGVPDVDDLCPDVPGPAEHRGCPVFTDRDGDGVADDIDRCPELAGPKENFGCPWPDRDGDRVADKDDRCPDEPGTPENQGCPRRTALIVIRRDRIELKQQIHFQPNRAKILSDSFDVLREVAQAIKDAPVAVRIEGHTDNVGKRKENITLSQARADAVKEYLVQEGVESKQLKSVGFGPKRPIAPNATKAGRTLNRRVEFRIEDRS from the coding sequence ATGAGGAACCTCGCGCCATTGGCGTGTGGTCTCGCTGTCGCGTGCGCGAGCGGGTCCGCCTTGCGCCAGCGCGCGGACGCGATCGGGCAGGACGTGAAGTCCGCCAGGGACCTCAACGCGGCTGCCTGCGCGCCGCGCGAGATCGCCACCGCCGAAGCGAACCTCCGCTTCGCTCAACTGGCGCTCGATCAGGGCGACTCGCCGCGCGCCGGAGCACACCTGGACACGGCGGCGCCCGCCGCCCGCGACGCCCTGGCCAGAAGCCGCGACTGCGGCAATACCAAAGTCGCCGTCCGGAAGCCGGCCGACCCGCAGCCTGCGACGCTGTCGGTGAGCGCGAAGGATACAGACGGCGACGGCGTGCCCGACGTCGACGATCTCTGCCCCGACGTCCCCGGTCCCGCCGAGCACCGCGGCTGCCCGGTCTTCACCGACCGCGACGGTGACGGCGTGGCGGACGACATCGACCGCTGCCCGGAGCTGGCGGGTCCCAAGGAGAATTTCGGCTGTCCCTGGCCCGACCGCGACGGCGATCGCGTCGCCGACAAGGACGACCGCTGCCCCGACGAGCCGGGAACGCCCGAGAACCAGGGGTGCCCGCGTCGGACCGCGCTGATCGTGATCCGCCGCGACCGCATCGAGCTCAAGCAGCAGATCCACTTCCAGCCCAACCGCGCGAAGATCCTCTCCGACAGCTTCGACGTGCTCCGAGAGGTCGCCCAGGCGATCAAGGACGCGCCCGTCGCGGTCCGGATCGAGGGCCACACCGACAACGTCGGCAAGCGGAAGGAGAACATCACGCTCTCGCAAGCGCGCGCCGACGCGGTGAAGGAATACCTGGTTCAGGAGGGCGTCGAATCCAAACAGCTCAAGTCCGTCGGATTCGGGCCGAAGCGACCCATCGCGCCGAACGCGACCAAAGCCGGCCGCACCCTGAACCGCCGGGTCGAGTTCCGGATCGAGGACAGAAGTTGA
- a CDS encoding DUF1460 domain-containing protein yields the protein MIPALLAALLSSAPVLEMTDPQLDAKIAEAHRLPFPERIDSLSRLFVGVPYTDLPLGDGEQGPEPGPRFRTDGVDCQTYVETVLAMANGRSLDQAKAILDDIRYADGKPSFQSRNHFTEAQWLPANARKGYLADEVPALDRRAPAETLILDKSQWTQVPGLKRLIPANVPDGKYKVRYLPLDKVEKRAKDISPGSILMVVREHDPNRVVRITHMGFVVRSDSGLVVRHASTGKAVIDEPLDAFVQRQGEYKKWKVIGVALARPLDASRRVSRIQTASR from the coding sequence ATGATCCCTGCCCTGCTCGCCGCCCTTCTCTCCAGCGCTCCGGTCCTGGAGATGACCGACCCTCAGCTCGACGCGAAGATCGCCGAGGCGCACCGGCTTCCCTTCCCGGAACGGATAGATTCGCTCAGCCGCCTCTTCGTCGGCGTGCCGTATACGGATCTGCCGCTGGGCGACGGCGAGCAGGGGCCCGAGCCCGGGCCGCGGTTCCGCACCGACGGCGTGGATTGCCAGACCTACGTCGAGACGGTCCTCGCGATGGCAAACGGGCGCAGCCTCGATCAGGCGAAGGCGATCCTCGACGACATCCGCTATGCGGACGGCAAGCCCAGCTTCCAGTCGCGCAACCACTTCACCGAGGCGCAGTGGCTGCCGGCGAACGCGCGCAAGGGGTATCTCGCCGACGAAGTGCCTGCGCTCGACCGGCGCGCGCCGGCGGAGACGCTGATCCTGGACAAGTCCCAATGGACGCAGGTGCCGGGACTCAAGCGGCTCATCCCCGCCAACGTGCCCGACGGCAAGTACAAGGTCCGGTACCTGCCGCTCGACAAGGTGGAGAAGCGCGCGAAGGATATCTCTCCGGGCAGCATCCTGATGGTCGTGCGCGAGCACGACCCGAATCGCGTCGTGCGCATCACCCACATGGGCTTCGTGGTCCGGAGCGATTCCGGGCTGGTGGTGCGTCACGCGAGCACGGGCAAGGCCGTGATCGACGAGCCGCTGGACGCATTCGTGCAGCGGCAGGGCGAATACAAGAAGTGGAAGGTGATCGGCGTCGCGCTGGCGCGTCCGCTCGACGCCTCCCGGCGAGTATCGAGAATCCAGACCGCCTCGCGCTAG
- a CDS encoding DUF2007 domain-containing protein, producing the protein MADLLHPTETESEDAPETPFDPGEFEVAIAANDQMEAQLLISACEHAGIPAILQSPRSGPVGTIASPVDGFNILVPRRDLARARQLLQERKEALEEDPDGAAKAAEDEEAQTEPH; encoded by the coding sequence ATGGCGGACCTCTTGCACCCGACGGAGACGGAATCGGAAGACGCCCCGGAGACGCCGTTCGACCCGGGAGAGTTCGAGGTCGCCATCGCGGCCAACGATCAGATGGAGGCACAGCTGCTCATCTCCGCCTGCGAGCACGCGGGGATCCCGGCGATTTTGCAATCGCCGCGAAGCGGGCCGGTGGGAACCATCGCGTCTCCCGTGGACGGCTTCAACATCCTCGTGCCGCGCCGCGACCTTGCGCGCGCCCGCCAGCTGCTGCAGGAGCGGAAGGAGGCGCTGGAGGAGGATCCCGACGGAGCCGCCAAGGCCGCGGAAGACGAAGAGGCGCAGACCGAACCGCACTGA